GCGAGGCTCATGTGATTGAGAATCGGGCCCTCGGGCACGGCATCGGCCACGCCGGCGTGTGCCAGCCAACGGGTCCAGAGCCGGCGGTCGTTGACGTGCAGAAGAGTGTGCCGACGAAGATCGGCGGGCGTGCGTAAGCCACCGCGCCCGCGCATCAGCTTGGGACTGCAAACCGGGAACAACCATTCTTCGGGGAAGAGACGGGTCACGTGCAGACCCGGCCAGTGGCCGTCGCCGTGGCGGACGGCCATGTCGATGTCTTCCTGCGCGAAGTCGACGTGATGCATGGAGGCGCTGACGCGAAGCTCGATGTTCGGGTGGGCCTCGGCGAAACGCCCGAGACGATGGACCAGCCACTTGGCGGCGAAGTCGGGCGAGGTGGTCACGGTCAACGTCCCGGCGTTCTGCCGTCGTTGCAACCGTTCGGTGCCCAATGCGAGACGGTCGAAGGCGTCGCGCACCACCTCGAGATAGGTGCGTCCGGCGTCGGTGATGACGAGGCGCTGGCGCAGGCGCTGGAATAGCCGCACGCGCAGCGTGTCTTCCAGCGCCTTCACCTGATGGCTGACGGCGCCCTGAGTCACGCACAGCTCGGCCGCCGCCTTGGTGAAACTTCCATGACGGGCGGCGGCCTCGAAGGCCTTCAGCGCATTGAGCGGCGGCAGACGACGCGGCATGGCGGGGAGCGCCTCACTGAATGAGAAAAACTAATGATATCCCAAAAAACGATGCTTTGCGCCCGTGCCATAATTTACCCCTAATGGCCTGGAAATACACGGGCGAGATAGCCCGAACCGTTCCTATA
The nucleotide sequence above comes from Rhodospirillales bacterium. Encoded proteins:
- a CDS encoding transcriptional regulator GcvA, yielding MPRRLPPLNALKAFEAAARHGSFTKAAAELCVTQGAVSHQVKALEDTLRVRLFQRLRQRLVITDAGRTYLEVVRDAFDRLALGTERLQRRQNAGTLTVTTSPDFAAKWLVHRLGRFAEAHPNIELRVSASMHHVDFAQEDIDMAVRHGDGHWPGLHVTRLFPEEWLFPVCSPKLMRGRGGLRTPADLRRHTLLHVNDRRLWTRWLAHAGVADAVPEGPILNHMSLALDAAADGQGIAMARTALAAWDLAAGRLVRPFAPTLHADFGYWIVCPQARADLPKITTFRAWLLAEAAAEPKRAP